In Cycloclasticus sp., a single genomic region encodes these proteins:
- a CDS encoding carboxyl transferase domain-containing protein → MAVIQSKVNTQSDSFHKNRKDLLGLIAQVNELENKVHLASKRKQALFKKREQLLPRVRLEMLLDPGASFIELSTLAGLGQHDDDGEEDVYGAGIIVGIGFVENTRCLVYVNDAAIKAGTNMPHAYEKLRRAQEIASASKLPFICLVQSGGGNLFLQHLGFNLAGHRFMSQAHASAAGIPQITVVHGASTAGGAYIPGMSDYVVMVKDKARAYLAGPPLLKAATGEIAEEEELGGAEMHARESGLAEYLAEDDAHAIEMTREVVKSLHWNDRLPATKRAPYKQPRYDIDELCGIVPADYHKPYDSREVIARLVDDSDFVEFKANYDPFTICGFAQIEGQHCGMIANNGPITNKGAGKATQFIQLCCQANKPLIFLQNTTGFIVGIEHEQRGMIKNGAKLIQAVANATVPKITLNIGGAFGAGNYAMSGRSFEPEFLFAWPTNTLAVMGGEQAATVMSIVYENKQKANNKPVDEPFLAKQTEDIINYYSSVSSALYCTSHVWDEGIIDPRKSRRLLSELLDIVVRGRETKLDPNTFGVARF, encoded by the coding sequence ATGGCGGTTATTCAAAGCAAAGTTAATACACAAAGCGACTCATTTCATAAAAACAGAAAAGACTTGTTGGGCTTAATTGCACAAGTCAATGAGCTCGAAAATAAAGTTCATTTAGCGTCAAAAAGAAAGCAAGCCTTATTTAAAAAAAGGGAACAATTACTACCGAGGGTTCGCTTAGAAATGCTGTTAGACCCAGGCGCAAGTTTTATTGAGCTGAGTACATTAGCAGGCTTAGGCCAACACGATGATGATGGCGAGGAAGACGTGTATGGCGCAGGAATTATCGTCGGTATTGGTTTTGTAGAAAATACTCGGTGTCTAGTTTATGTGAACGACGCGGCGATCAAGGCGGGCACTAATATGCCGCACGCTTATGAAAAACTACGTCGGGCGCAAGAGATTGCAAGTGCGTCTAAGTTGCCGTTTATTTGCCTAGTGCAAAGTGGGGGCGGCAACTTATTTCTACAACACTTGGGCTTTAATTTAGCGGGTCACCGCTTTATGTCGCAAGCACACGCATCAGCCGCGGGTATTCCACAAATCACCGTGGTACACGGTGCTTCAACTGCCGGAGGGGCTTATATCCCCGGTATGTCGGATTATGTAGTGATGGTAAAAGACAAGGCGCGAGCCTACCTTGCTGGGCCACCCTTACTAAAAGCGGCCACGGGTGAAATCGCAGAGGAAGAGGAGTTAGGTGGTGCGGAAATGCACGCACGTGAATCTGGCCTTGCAGAATACTTAGCAGAAGATGATGCGCACGCGATTGAGATGACACGTGAAGTGGTCAAAAGCTTACATTGGAACGACCGTTTACCGGCCACGAAAAGAGCACCGTACAAACAGCCCCGTTATGATATTGACGAGTTGTGCGGGATTGTTCCAGCCGATTATCACAAGCCTTATGACAGCCGTGAAGTGATAGCGCGTTTAGTTGATGATTCGGATTTTGTTGAATTTAAGGCCAATTATGACCCTTTCACCATCTGCGGATTTGCTCAAATTGAAGGCCAACATTGCGGCATGATTGCGAATAATGGCCCGATTACGAATAAAGGTGCTGGTAAGGCAACGCAATTCATCCAACTGTGTTGTCAGGCTAATAAACCGCTTATCTTTTTACAAAACACCACCGGCTTTATCGTTGGGATTGAGCATGAGCAACGTGGCATGATTAAAAATGGCGCAAAGCTTATTCAAGCGGTTGCTAATGCAACGGTACCAAAAATAACGCTCAATATTGGCGGTGCGTTTGGAGCCGGTAATTATGCGATGTCGGGCCGATCATTTGAGCCAGAATTTTTATTTGCATGGCCAACCAATACCTTGGCGGTGATGGGTGGTGAGCAAGCCGCAACCGTGATGTCAATCGTTTATGAAAACAAGCAAAAGGCAAACAATAAGCCGGTTGATGAACCCTTTTTAGCCAAACAAACTGAAGATATTATTAACTACTATTCTAGTGTTTCTTCAGCCCTATATTGCACCTCTCATGTGTGGGATGAAGGCATTATTGACCCACGCAAAAGTCGTCGTTTGTTGTCTGAATTACTTGATATTGTCGTGCGTGGGCGGGAGACGAAATTAGACCCGAATACCTTTGGTGTGGCGAGATTTTAA
- a CDS encoding acyl-CoA dehydrogenase family protein — MLFSHEHDMLRESVAKFVEREINPYVDEWEEEGIFPAHELFKKMGDAGFLGINRAEKWGGLALDYSYMLAFAEEVGRIKCSGVSTAIGVQTDMCTPALANFGSDELRRNYLVPAIAGDSVGCIGVSEEGAGSDVASIKTEARRVGDEYVINGGKMWITTSTQADWVCLLCNTGEENGPHKNKSLIIVPLDTKGVTRGKRLKKLGAHSSDTAPLYFDDVRVPVGNLIGEEGRGFIYQMKQFQEERFFAMSKYLSQIQDAVDITIEYTKQRKAFGKPLIENQEIYFKLAEMQTDIQAVRALIHQACERYVAGEDVDMLTSMAKFKVGALGQTIPTTCLQYWGGQGFMWDNLISRIFRDTRLCSIGGGANEVMLEIISKKMGIHPSNRVS, encoded by the coding sequence ATGCTGTTTAGCCATGAGCACGACATGCTGCGCGAATCAGTTGCAAAGTTTGTTGAGCGCGAAATAAACCCATATGTAGATGAATGGGAAGAGGAGGGGATTTTCCCTGCCCACGAGTTATTCAAAAAAATGGGTGATGCAGGTTTTTTAGGAATTAACCGTGCAGAAAAATGGGGCGGCTTGGCATTGGATTATTCTTATATGCTGGCGTTTGCCGAAGAAGTGGGACGCATAAAGTGTTCAGGCGTTTCGACGGCCATTGGTGTGCAAACGGATATGTGTACACCGGCGTTGGCGAACTTTGGCAGTGATGAGCTAAGGCGTAACTACTTAGTGCCTGCTATTGCGGGGGATTCGGTCGGCTGTATTGGTGTGAGTGAAGAAGGCGCTGGTTCAGATGTGGCATCGATTAAAACAGAAGCACGTCGTGTCGGTGATGAGTACGTTATAAACGGCGGCAAAATGTGGATTACCACGTCCACACAGGCGGATTGGGTTTGCTTGTTGTGTAACACCGGCGAGGAGAATGGCCCGCATAAAAATAAATCACTGATTATCGTGCCGCTGGACACTAAAGGGGTGACGCGAGGTAAACGGCTAAAAAAATTAGGTGCGCACAGTTCTGACACTGCGCCGCTTTACTTTGATGATGTGCGAGTGCCAGTAGGTAATTTAATTGGTGAAGAAGGTCGTGGCTTTATTTATCAAATGAAGCAATTCCAAGAAGAACGCTTCTTTGCCATGTCAAAATATTTGAGCCAAATTCAAGATGCGGTGGATATTACGATTGAATATACAAAACAGCGCAAAGCGTTTGGTAAACCGCTGATTGAGAATCAAGAGATTTACTTTAAATTGGCTGAAATGCAGACAGATATTCAGGCCGTTAGAGCCTTAATTCATCAAGCATGTGAGCGTTATGTTGCGGGTGAAGATGTGGATATGCTGACATCCATGGCGAAGTTTAAAGTCGGTGCTTTAGGGCAAACGATTCCTACAACCTGCCTGCAGTACTGGGGTGGCCAAGGTTTTATGTGGGATAACTTAATCAGTCGAATTTTCCGTGATACACGTTTATGTTCTATTGGTGGTGGTGCGAACGAAGTGATGCTGGAAATTATTTCAAAAAAGATGGGTATTCACCCGTCAAATCGGGTTAGTTAA
- a CDS encoding SDR family oxidoreductase translates to MYQSIYKNDLFQDKVIIVTGGGSGIGRCTTHELASLGASVIIIGRSIEKLESVANELANDGYRCDFYSLDIRNSEAIKTTLNTILNKHGQIDGLVNNAGGQFPSKLEDISDNGWEAVIKNNLNGGFFMMRETYNLWMKEHGGSIVNIVATVAHGMPHMGHTGAARAGMINLTQTAALEWVHSGVRVNAVAPGSVASSGMETYPEEFKKKLRQRRHQVPMKRQATEAEISSAIVYLLSDGAAYITGETMAVDGGLPLSKENWSVPEHDKSKPYDGFHLYKAPSI, encoded by the coding sequence TTGTATCAATCTATATATAAAAACGACCTATTTCAGGACAAAGTGATCATTGTGACTGGAGGCGGTAGCGGTATTGGTCGATGTACGACGCATGAATTAGCATCACTCGGCGCAAGCGTCATTATTATTGGCCGCTCAATTGAAAAGCTTGAGTCCGTTGCTAATGAACTAGCCAATGATGGCTACCGCTGTGATTTTTATAGCCTAGATATCAGAAACTCTGAGGCGATTAAAACCACCTTAAATACTATCCTTAATAAACACGGTCAAATTGATGGCCTAGTCAATAACGCAGGTGGCCAATTCCCGTCCAAGCTCGAAGATATCAGCGACAATGGCTGGGAAGCTGTTATAAAAAACAACCTGAACGGCGGCTTTTTTATGATGCGTGAGACCTATAATTTGTGGATGAAAGAACACGGCGGCAGTATCGTCAATATCGTCGCCACGGTTGCCCACGGTATGCCGCATATGGGCCACACTGGCGCAGCACGCGCCGGCATGATTAACCTAACACAAACGGCAGCACTCGAATGGGTACACTCCGGCGTGCGCGTTAACGCAGTCGCTCCGGGATCAGTAGCTTCTAGCGGAATGGAAACTTATCCTGAAGAGTTTAAGAAAAAACTACGCCAACGTCGTCACCAAGTACCCATGAAACGTCAAGCAACAGAAGCGGAAATATCATCAGCGATTGTTTATTTATTATCAGACGGCGCAGCTTATATTACCGGCGAAACAATGGCTGTTGATGGTGGTTTACCACTGTCCAAAGAAAATTGGTCCGTACCCGAGCACGACAAAAGCAAACCGTATGATGGCTTCCATCTATATAAAGCACCGTCCATATAG
- a CDS encoding TauD/TfdA family dioxygenase, translating into MSSKANEGFLVKPISPSIGSIVYGLDLSQAISEEILKKLRTIWLDRKLLVFPEQTLSPQQQTDFTQQFGELDQYPFLEGVEGYPYVAEVLKLPEESINFGGVWHTDTTYLETPAAGASLYALELPPTGGDTIFCNMAAAYQALPQSLKQTINPLQAINTSDKADVSQTRLHRISSNSLAKQIFSNTHPVVRTHPETGEKSLFVNEAHTTHFKGQNEQQSNALLNRLYQHARKPEFQCRIRWHIGMVALWDNRSTHHYPINDYNGYRRLLHRISLKGDKPF; encoded by the coding sequence ATGAGCTCCAAAGCTAACGAAGGCTTTCTTGTTAAACCGATTAGCCCATCTATTGGCTCTATTGTTTATGGGCTTGATTTATCCCAAGCAATCTCTGAAGAAATACTCAAAAAATTACGCACTATTTGGTTAGATAGAAAACTCTTAGTATTCCCCGAGCAAACACTAAGCCCGCAACAACAAACCGACTTTACCCAACAATTTGGCGAACTCGATCAATACCCCTTTTTAGAGGGCGTAGAAGGTTACCCCTATGTTGCAGAGGTGCTCAAACTACCTGAAGAAAGCATTAACTTTGGCGGTGTTTGGCATACCGACACCACTTATCTAGAAACGCCTGCTGCTGGCGCAAGCCTGTATGCGTTGGAGTTACCCCCTACCGGAGGCGACACCATATTTTGCAATATGGCTGCCGCCTACCAAGCGTTACCACAAAGCCTAAAACAAACAATTAATCCATTACAAGCAATCAATACCTCAGACAAGGCAGACGTATCACAAACACGATTGCACCGAATAAGCAGCAATTCTTTAGCTAAACAAATATTCTCCAATACCCACCCAGTGGTACGTACACACCCAGAAACTGGAGAAAAAAGCCTCTTCGTAAATGAAGCCCATACTACTCACTTCAAAGGGCAAAACGAGCAACAAAGCAACGCATTACTAAACCGCCTATATCAACATGCGCGCAAACCTGAATTTCAATGTCGTATAAGATGGCATATCGGCATGGTCGCGCTATGGGATAACCGCTCAACACATCATTACCCGATCAACGATTACAATGGCTACAGACGGTTATTGCACCGTATTTCTCTTAAAGGTGATAAACCTTTTTAG
- a CDS encoding RNA-binding protein, producing MKLLIRNLDRLTTEEELKDLFQKIGTVQSCSLVMDQESGESKGF from the coding sequence ATGAAATTATTAATACGTAATTTAGATCGATTAACGACAGAAGAAGAGCTGAAAGATTTGTTTCAAAAAATTGGTACCGTTCAATCTTGTAGTTTGGTGATGGATCAAGAAAGTGGTGAATCTAAAGGATTTTGA
- a CDS encoding alpha/beta hydrolase, producing MKEGHITANGLDFTYFEAGSGPLALCLHGFPDSPHSYRHLMPVLADAGYRVVVPFIRGYAPTAIPENGDYSTETRAADFNALHEALGGGDDAVLISHDWGSVAAYAALAAQPERWSRAVIMNIPPLTVFGNYIFQYEQIKRSFYFWFFQMDISDAIVPMNDMAFLDGLWADWSPGYNASTDLKHVKDCLRNPANLAAAMGYYRQLFNPALFGMPDEMKKQGAVWGQPISQPTLYLHGTNDGCVTIDDDGLKDALNYLGKGSEAQWVQDVGHFMLLEKPDEVSKRILQFLKA from the coding sequence ATGAAAGAAGGACATATTACCGCGAACGGCCTTGACTTTACTTATTTCGAAGCGGGTTCAGGACCATTGGCTCTTTGCTTACATGGGTTTCCCGATTCCCCTCATAGCTATCGCCACTTAATGCCGGTACTTGCAGACGCTGGCTACCGAGTCGTTGTGCCATTTATTCGTGGCTATGCACCAACGGCAATTCCTGAGAATGGTGATTACTCGACCGAAACACGAGCCGCCGATTTTAACGCCCTGCATGAAGCCCTTGGTGGTGGGGATGACGCTGTGCTTATATCTCACGACTGGGGTTCTGTTGCTGCCTACGCTGCTCTAGCCGCGCAACCCGAGCGTTGGAGCCGCGCTGTGATCATGAACATTCCGCCACTCACCGTATTTGGTAATTATATTTTTCAATACGAGCAAATTAAGCGCTCCTTCTATTTTTGGTTCTTTCAAATGGATATTTCTGATGCCATTGTTCCAATGAATGACATGGCGTTCCTTGATGGCCTATGGGCAGATTGGTCGCCCGGTTACAACGCAAGCACCGATCTAAAACATGTGAAAGATTGCCTCCGCAACCCAGCCAATCTGGCTGCAGCTATGGGTTATTATCGTCAATTATTTAACCCTGCCCTCTTCGGTATGCCTGATGAGATGAAAAAACAAGGCGCTGTTTGGGGACAGCCCATCTCTCAACCTACGCTTTATCTACATGGAACAAATGACGGGTGCGTGACAATTGATGATGACGGCTTAAAAGACGCCCTAAACTACCTAGGAAAGGGCTCAGAAGCACAATGGGTGCAAGACGTTGGACATTTCATGCTCCTTGAAAAGCCGGATGAAGTAAGCAAAAGAATATTACAATTTCTCAAAGCTTGA
- a CDS encoding transcriptional repressor: MNELVDEKALQEPHNHQQCIDDTLSAAEDICIKKKVRLTVIRRRVLELICSSHKAIGAYELLDLFREEDQKAKPITIYRALDFLMEVGLVHKIESLNAFIGCLQADTNHQTIILICNNCKNAFELGATSVYKTIFAMSKKVQFAPASLTIELKGLCISCS, encoded by the coding sequence ATGAATGAACTCGTTGACGAAAAAGCATTACAAGAGCCCCATAATCATCAGCAATGCATAGATGATACATTGTCTGCTGCAGAGGACATCTGTATCAAAAAAAAGGTGCGTTTAACCGTTATTCGCCGACGAGTTCTAGAATTGATTTGCTCCAGCCATAAGGCAATAGGGGCTTATGAGTTGTTGGATTTATTCCGTGAAGAAGACCAAAAGGCAAAACCGATCACTATTTATAGAGCTTTAGACTTTCTGATGGAAGTTGGACTGGTGCATAAAATTGAATCCCTTAACGCCTTTATTGGTTGTCTTCAAGCTGACACGAATCATCAAACCATTATTTTAATTTGTAATAACTGTAAGAATGCTTTTGAGCTTGGCGCAACCTCCGTCTACAAAACAATATTTGCAATGAGTAAAAAGGTTCAATTTGCCCCAGCCTCTTTGACTATAGAGCTAAAGGGTTTGTGTATTTCATGTTCTTAA
- a CDS encoding TonB-dependent receptor, translated as MLTKLFIPLALMVISPLVIAEGDITLDTLIVSTPIHKKAAQTIQPVNILSGEKLTLKLATTIGETLKQELGVHSSSFGSSVGQPVIRGQFGARVQVLQNGIGSLDVTGVSPDHANSTEGLFAEQIEVLRGPASLLYGSGAIGGIVNIVDNRIPLYVPESSGFSFEQRYNSVSDGWSSALKHEGGVKNVAWHINGFFRQLGNYSVPSGGNSSGVIANTDAESWSGTFGSSWVDDWGMVGFSINHLDNNYGVPPIDELVRIDLQQTRYDFKAEFNEPFAGVDSLKIRLAYNDYQHTELEDGVTVGTKLDNKGLEGRVELVHRTLGIFDRGAIGFQSQYKDFTATGEEAFIPPSSLETYAIFAVEDIYVGDITYELGLRVEQQRIDAQGHHKKIHTPVNASFSVLWPATDDMLLSLSFTRAQRAPDIQELFSNGVHFATQSYELGDKNLKLETSYNLDLSFEAGYKGLSTELNIFHNWSNDYILQQRTEALFDTDSEAINAGCIANCLPVYQAVQQDVRFYGFESQLGFPLWSSKDNQVGGQIFADYVRGRLKTGGNVPRLAPLRYGIQLNYTGYNDFAAGLRLTRAEKQTDVSDNESATKGYLLLDANIRYNRKLTKNSNVLLFVKGNNLLNETIRNSTSFLKNHVPEPGRGAEVGIKITF; from the coding sequence ATGCTAACTAAACTCTTTATACCTCTTGCCTTAATGGTTATCTCCCCTCTAGTAATCGCCGAAGGAGATATCACATTGGATACTCTTATTGTTTCTACTCCTATACATAAAAAAGCAGCGCAAACAATTCAGCCAGTTAATATTTTGTCGGGAGAAAAATTAACATTAAAGTTGGCAACGACTATTGGCGAGACATTAAAGCAAGAACTTGGTGTCCATAGTAGTTCATTTGGTTCGAGTGTTGGACAACCGGTTATCCGAGGGCAGTTTGGAGCAAGGGTTCAGGTTTTACAAAATGGTATAGGTAGCCTCGATGTGACAGGTGTTAGCCCAGATCATGCAAACAGTACTGAAGGCTTATTTGCCGAGCAAATTGAAGTATTACGCGGTCCTGCGAGTTTATTGTATGGTAGTGGGGCCATTGGCGGTATCGTCAATATTGTTGATAACCGCATACCACTTTATGTGCCTGAATCTTCGGGTTTTTCTTTTGAGCAACGCTATAACTCAGTTTCTGATGGTTGGAGCAGCGCATTAAAACATGAAGGTGGAGTAAAGAATGTAGCTTGGCACATTAATGGTTTTTTTCGTCAGCTTGGAAACTACTCTGTACCAAGTGGCGGGAATAGTTCAGGAGTTATTGCTAATACTGATGCGGAAAGTTGGAGTGGTACCTTTGGATCCTCGTGGGTCGATGATTGGGGTATGGTAGGTTTTTCTATTAATCATTTGGATAATAACTATGGTGTGCCACCGATAGATGAATTAGTCAGAATTGATTTGCAACAAACTCGCTATGACTTCAAAGCTGAGTTTAATGAGCCGTTTGCAGGAGTGGATAGTTTGAAAATTCGACTTGCCTATAATGATTATCAACATACAGAACTGGAAGATGGCGTTACTGTTGGAACAAAGTTGGATAATAAAGGGCTAGAAGGGCGAGTTGAATTAGTACATAGGACGTTAGGCATTTTTGATCGTGGGGCTATTGGTTTTCAATCGCAATATAAAGACTTTACTGCAACAGGTGAAGAAGCTTTTATTCCGCCATCTAGTTTAGAAACATACGCCATTTTTGCAGTGGAAGATATTTACGTTGGTGATATAACTTACGAGCTGGGTTTACGTGTAGAACAGCAAAGAATTGATGCACAAGGCCATCATAAGAAAATACATACTCCCGTTAACGCATCCTTTTCTGTTTTATGGCCTGCAACGGATGATATGCTCCTTAGCCTGTCATTTACACGCGCACAAAGAGCCCCTGACATACAGGAGCTCTTTTCTAACGGAGTCCATTTCGCAACACAAAGTTATGAGTTAGGCGATAAAAATTTAAAACTAGAAACTTCATACAATTTAGATTTAAGTTTTGAAGCAGGTTATAAGGGGCTATCAACTGAATTAAACATATTTCATAACTGGAGTAACGACTATATTCTTCAACAAAGAACAGAGGCATTGTTTGATACAGATTCAGAGGCCATTAATGCGGGGTGTATTGCTAATTGCTTGCCTGTTTACCAAGCAGTACAACAAGATGTTAGGTTTTACGGCTTTGAATCTCAACTGGGTTTTCCTCTTTGGAGTTCCAAAGACAATCAAGTAGGTGGGCAAATTTTTGCAGATTATGTTCGAGGACGACTAAAGACAGGAGGTAATGTGCCACGCTTAGCACCCCTTCGCTACGGTATACAATTAAATTATACGGGCTATAATGACTTTGCTGCTGGATTGAGGTTGACACGTGCTGAGAAACAAACGGATGTGAGCGATAATGAAAGCGCTACAAAAGGTTATTTATTATTAGATGCAAATATTCGTTATAACCGTAAGCTTACAAAGAATAGTAATGTGCTACTTTTTGTAAAAGGTAATAACTTGTTGAATGAAACTATCCGGAATTCAACATCATTTCTAAAAAACCATGTACCAGAGCCCGGGCGTGGCGCTGAAGTTGGCATAAAAATAACATTTTAA
- a CDS encoding DEAD/DEAH box helicase, translated as MTSTETQTNFKELGLIAPLLTRLTELEYQQPTPIQAQAIPSVLAGRDLIAGANTGSGKTAAFALPMLQRLYAEKPLSNESRNGNYVTGLILVPTRELAKQIADSIRSHALHFNGVIKTVAVFGGVSANTQMLALRGGTDILVATPGRLLDLISSNAIKLDQVKTLVLDEADRMLSLGFTDELAALLALLPKKRQTLLFSATFPKKVEALAEELLNDPVEMQLQSNDASTLVQRVFTVNKGGKTVLLAHLIKQHKWRQVLVFVNAKNSCHHLAKKLAKRGIAAEVFHGDKTQGARNRVLEAFKTGKVDVLIATDLAARGLDIDKLPVVINFDLPRSPQDYMHRIGRSGRAGEVGLALSLIDYEDYHHFKVIEKKNKIRLEREQVEGFEADEVISEALLAANKPMAKPEGSGKKKRKNKAPFEN; from the coding sequence ATGACCTCTACCGAAACACAAACCAACTTTAAAGAACTTGGCCTTATTGCGCCCTTGTTAACTCGATTAACTGAGTTGGAATATCAGCAACCAACACCGATTCAGGCACAAGCGATTCCAAGTGTCTTGGCCGGACGTGACTTAATCGCAGGGGCCAATACCGGTTCGGGTAAAACAGCCGCTTTTGCACTGCCTATGTTGCAACGTTTATACGCTGAAAAACCATTGAGTAACGAAAGCCGTAACGGTAACTATGTTACTGGACTAATTTTGGTACCTACCCGTGAACTAGCCAAGCAAATTGCTGACAGCATTAGGTCTCATGCACTGCATTTTAACGGCGTGATTAAAACGGTTGCTGTTTTTGGTGGTGTGTCAGCGAATACTCAAATGCTTGCATTACGCGGCGGCACGGATATTTTAGTTGCAACGCCTGGTCGATTACTCGATTTGATTTCAAGTAATGCCATTAAACTTGATCAGGTTAAAACCTTAGTACTTGATGAGGCTGATCGGATGTTAAGCCTAGGTTTTACAGACGAGCTAGCCGCGCTGTTAGCATTACTGCCAAAGAAAAGGCAAACGTTATTATTCTCAGCAACCTTTCCTAAAAAAGTAGAAGCTTTAGCCGAAGAGCTGCTCAACGACCCGGTTGAGATGCAATTGCAAAGTAACGACGCCAGCACGTTAGTGCAGCGCGTTTTTACCGTTAATAAAGGGGGAAAAACAGTCTTATTAGCACATCTAATCAAGCAACATAAATGGCGACAAGTGCTTGTTTTCGTTAATGCAAAAAACAGTTGTCATCACTTAGCTAAAAAACTAGCTAAACGTGGTATTGCTGCAGAAGTGTTTCATGGCGACAAAACCCAGGGTGCTCGTAACCGTGTACTTGAGGCGTTTAAAACGGGGAAAGTCGACGTGCTAATTGCAACTGACCTTGCTGCTCGTGGGTTAGATATTGACAAACTGCCCGTCGTGATCAATTTTGATTTACCAAGAAGCCCGCAAGACTACATGCACCGTATTGGTCGAAGTGGCCGTGCCGGTGAAGTAGGCTTAGCCTTATCACTGATTGACTATGAGGATTACCATCATTTCAAGGTCATCGAAAAGAAGAACAAGATTCGACTGGAACGTGAGCAAGTTGAGGGTTTTGAAGCCGATGAAGTCATCAGTGAGGCGCTTTTAGCCGCCAATAAACCGATGGCAAAACCCGAAGGTAGCGGCAAGAAAAAACGCAAAAATAAAGCGCCATTTGAAAATTAA
- a CDS encoding RNA-binding protein: MKLLIRNLDRLTTEEELKDLFQKIGTVQSCSLVMDQDTGKSKGFGFIEMPKSGEAKIAIKKLNNKTIGGNKIRVKKAEDKGL, from the coding sequence ATGAAATTATTAATACGTAACCTAGATCGATTAACGACAGAAGAAGAGCTGAAAGATTTGTTTCAAAAAATTGGCACAGTTCAGTCTTGTAGCTTGGTGATGGATCAAGATACTGGCAAGTCTAAAGGTTTTGGTTTTATTGAAATGCCAAAGTCCGGAGAGGCAAAAATCGCCATCAAAAAACTGAACAACAAAACAATTGGTGGCAATAAAATACGCGTTAAAAAGGCTGAAGATAAAGGCTTATAA